The Girardinichthys multiradiatus isolate DD_20200921_A chromosome 21, DD_fGirMul_XY1, whole genome shotgun sequence genomic sequence tctttttttactttgtcagGTATTTACTTACTTCCAGATTTATGCATTTAagattttacaatttatttcaagATTACTCTATTTAAtaatggtattttatttttgatacttttatttagtaaagctactttaggtgggacttttattttttaacccgATTGTGTCTAGCAATCTTCAATGAAAATCCATGCTCTACATCAGAGATCTTCAACATGGAGGTGACACCATATCTGTACTTCGGTAACTCCacactggaataaaataaaaacagttgggGAAAGTCACTATAGGCTTTATTTGCAAGAATATGTTccttaaaacaatgaaataaatccACAACCAAAACTGCTCATCTCacaaattacaaacattttgcaACCATAACTGACAATCatgaaaatgactttttttcattttaactgaaaatgcattattttattttatatcgcAGACAAACTTAAACTGATGTCAATGAAACTAACCTTTGACCTCACACActagaacaacaacaaacaaaaaaagtaaatcaaGTTTGATTCTAAAGGAATCCAAACGTTGGAGCCTGTATCAGGCCAGACTCCATGTAGTGCACAAAGCTGTCATAGGTCTGGTGGATGGGGAGGCGCAGAGTGACCTCGCAGGTGTTCGCCTCTGGATACAGTTTTCTACTGCCATCATCACATTGAAGAAACTCAATGGTTGGACATCGGGGAAACCCAGGTGGGGGGATTGAGTTCAATCCTGAAACAAACACTAATATTTGTTCCAGTGTCACTGGTCGCGTTCCCtctataaaaagtaaaacacagaaagtaaaaaatgttaCATTGACATTATACTGTGGTTTCTAAGTGTCCTAATTATCAATTGATTCTTTAACTGGTTTCATAACAATAACtacatacatgagaaaggccgAACATTAAAACAGGGATGGCATTTACAGTAAAGTAATTTTGATATTTAAGTATTGATCCAGCTGGAGTGGAGGTAGAGAGGTGTAGCTTGTTATGTTTAGCTCCACAGACGGTGCTCAACAGACCACCTTGTGGTGAAATTTCGCTTATTGCTTCTTTAAAGAGTTGATACATCTATTGTAATTGAAAATGTCCTGTACAGATTACAGTGTAATTCATGTTAGTTGGTCTCTTAGAAGGGTGGGTCTaaaaatggaagcatgaaatctaacacagttcattaaaaaatagaaaagtcaTTATCAAAGATTAATAATTCTAATTAGGCACGCTCATCAAATGCCTGAAGGAAAACTAGGGTATAATTGAAGCATCCAATGTGAAGCCATACCATCCACCTCAATCAGCCAGTCATTCCACAACATGGCTGTTTGGTTCTGTGCTCTGCGCCTGTTGCTTCCTGGTTCAGCAAAAGATACACTGAAAAGATCCAGGAGGTCCTGGAGCTGAAGGGCTTTGGGTCCACCCACAAATAGTGGTTCCAGTTCCTCTATGtggcttcttattttttcagcaAGGCCCATGGCATTCATCCCATCCACAAATCTAACCAAACAGAAGAAAGCAAGGCATTTTGTGTTAGTTTTCAAATATGACCTGGCAagaataacttaaaatgtctaGATTTGCTGTTTCCCCTTTGGCAAAGTAATTTAAAGGAAATACAAAGTGTAGCAGAATATATAAATTAGAAACCTACACAGAACATTCATATCATAACATTCCTGCATGAAGCAGAACATATAAGACATATACAGAacatataaaatgtaaacatgtaaaatcTCTCTTTGAAGTCATTACAAGAGTGTTTACCAAAGAAAAAGCCATCTCATTTTCCCACTTTGacataaaacataatatttaagatcaaatataaaattttgtttttgtttactgctCCAAAGCTTTCTTTGTCCTTCCTTCGACATATGCCCTTAAAGCTTGTTGTGTAAAGTACTCCTTTTCATCCAGACTTCGGAGACTCGCAGAACAGCCAAGAAGACAAAGAGAACCTGAAGCCTCCATTATGGCATCCCGTGCTTCTGCCAGAGTTTCTGCAGTTATTACCTGTGTAACAGCAAATGGGGAAATAATAAACATACACTTAATTAGAGCCATTCAAGGAAGCTTATTTGGATGACCAAATGTGATATTTGTGAGCAATTTCAGTTCCATTATGTCATGACCCCACAGCTTATAGACTTTTTTTCAATACCCTCCTGGTCTCATACTCAATTTACCCAAATATAACAGTATTACCTACCCTTTGCAGTTGCTCCTGCAGTTCTCTGTCATCCACTTCTTCAAGAGTGACTGGGGGTGTTGGACGACTGGCTATGCTGTGGTATAATCACCGGGAAAAAAATAAGGGCTTGATTCCTCCATGGACAAGGGCCACACTTATCATTTGTCCCAGATTCCTGTAGTCGCCATTATCTACACCtaaaaaattaaagtgaaaCCACCAAACACATGGACACAAGAAAACAGTTTAGCAGAATTGACATCACAGtgccaaaaatgttaaaaacaagcaAGTGACTTCAAATTGTATGATAGTGTGGCATACTCCGAGACACCAAGGACAGATTCTTGTTGTAGTCGGGGCCATTAAAAAAAGAGCTGTCTTTTATTTCTGTGATTAGCAGGCGAAGGAACTCCCTAGTTGGCCCCCCGTCATCCACAGCTCCCTCTGTTACCCCGGCAGTGTCGACAAAGGTAACATTGAGCCTATGCCAAGGAGAAAATCTTTGTCTATCGAATGCTCTAAAAGCACTTTCAAGAACAGTCCCTCATCACATTGACATAGTTAGACCGAGGAGGTGTCCCTTCATCCACCAGACTGGTAAGACTTTGCAGTATTACAGCAGCATCCAGCCTGCAATGGATCCAACATTTAACCATCATTATAATGGTGCTCAAATTTGATCAAAGTTGTACTTGTGACTTTTGCAAGTGTGACATCTTGTATAGACTCCATACCCCTGTAACATGTCTAAATTAAGGACTATGAGTAGCTGAAATGTATAGAGGGTGTGAGATTTACGTCAAATTTCCACTTACTCATTTTCAATTTCTGCAGTGGACTGCGTGTCGATGTTGCTGATATTTGGTATCAAAATGGGGGAcctatgaaaaacaaacaataaggaACGGTATAACAAACTATAAGGTGACTTATCTTATGGTTGTCCCCTTGATATCTACAAATGAGGGCTGGACTTCATGTGACCTTCTCTAAATTTTGTAATTGTAGCCGTCCAGCTGTGCGATGTTTCGACACTTTTTCAACAACATGCTGTTGTCTACAAAGGAGCTTATTGGCAAAACTCACATGGTTTGATCATGAATAGAACAATAATTGTCctggtttaaaaacaatgtatttaaaCAGTCCTCCTGTGGGAATATTTTTTACTGGAAAACAACCATGATCAAACAGCAACTTGCAAGATCTGTAGGCTGGACTTGTTGGAAGAAAAGAAGGGCTCGCATTAATACTCAGAGtaggtttgttttaaaaactggccaagctaccgcaccctgttggcggtcagacgcttCGGGGtacctccggtccttggtccccagaagcaatcCGTTTTGAGAAGCCCTTCTTAAAAGGTTGAAACTGTTGTGGAGGCCACTGATTAAGTAAGTCTTGAAAATAACCgaataacaataaacaataaatacttAAATTTTCCTCAGTTAGCCCAAAAAATAATTCAGGGGCATTTAGCaagattatatttttaaaattaatgtaaaaatgcaCTTACTCCTCTATCTGTACTTCTGCAGATTGACAAGATGAGGTTTCAGTTTCCTGAAATGACAAACGATATggaagacaaataaaatgaattgtcaaattatttttaattatttaagacATTATAAAAACTGGCATTTGCCTACCAAACCATTTTCACATGTTTTCACAGTTCATAGCTTTATTTGTAtaattaaaactgcaaaaaacacCTGGAGGGACAAGATTATGGCTGTGGCAAGGTCTTCATCGTCATCATTTTTGTACTAAAAGAAACACATGTAACTCAAGTTATGCTCTGTCattatacattttcaaaaaaccAATTAACCAACACTTATTC encodes the following:
- the LOC124858426 gene encoding G2/M phase-specific E3 ubiquitin-protein ligase-like is translated as MEASGSLCLLGCSASLRSLDEKEYFTQQALRAYVEGRTKKALEQFVDGMNAMGLAEKIRSHIEELEPLFVGGPKALQLQDLLDLFSVSFAEPGSNRRRAQNQTAMLWNDWLIEVDEGTRPVTLEQILVFVSGLNSIPPPGFPRCPTIEFLQCDDGSRKLYPEANTCEVTLRLPIHQTYDSFVHYMESGLIQAPTFGFL